The Corynebacterium confusum genome has a window encoding:
- a CDS encoding AAA family ATPase has translation MRKLTKQERQSLNDKYSRDLNETLKRLGFESRTDVLDDGTYRNALVAPGGDEQVLCQSLYGGYDVLSPVGFTNAKTGEVVRFKAGEHVDAIELYAGVRGMTPDEYGRVLLDNELARERVEATKRERARLEAREAAEQERIEQRAVRLGITPGDGWQGNESAYSDVLTMLANGTLEQPTAEVVYRSDHVGMFYPGCTHTVFGEPGVGKSWVAQFSCAEQLKRGGHVLYLDYESNFRQVAQRLYNLGVPVSAMRERLTYRGATGDPANPGTTLEHPHTPHDGNTMAEAIYTKFTELIGAHPYTLAVIDGVASAMSAGGYDNNSNDDAVTFSRELPEFIANHSGAAVLMVDHVTKAAGNRRYAMGAGQKLARVTGASFRADAIDTDDPNRHRLALYVTKDRNDAVVLESELTSEGHLFGHFVWERGNVFGKNDNAITAGIENPATAQAWEKRETAKVLAAEAGDIDQAVNAAGLSQPETIAVLLAHLGQGEAMTTKELRTQLKQDAPQFFDGLKRNFTQRLNRVRGGKDKAVVSLGGNGARIKANTDVFTEDMVGLLHRLQAPVDDAEANQDTA, from the coding sequence GTGCGAAAACTCACCAAGCAAGAGCGTCAATCACTCAACGACAAGTACAGCAGAGACCTCAACGAGACGCTTAAGAGACTCGGGTTTGAGAGTCGAACCGATGTACTTGACGACGGCACCTATCGCAACGCCCTAGTCGCTCCCGGCGGCGATGAACAGGTGCTATGCCAAAGTTTGTACGGTGGCTATGACGTGCTTTCTCCCGTTGGCTTTACCAACGCCAAAACCGGTGAGGTTGTACGTTTCAAGGCCGGGGAACACGTGGACGCCATAGAGCTTTACGCCGGTGTGCGTGGTATGACTCCCGACGAATACGGGCGCGTTCTACTAGACAACGAACTTGCACGTGAGCGTGTTGAGGCCACCAAGCGAGAGCGGGCGCGTCTTGAGGCGCGTGAGGCCGCCGAGCAAGAGCGCATTGAACAGCGTGCCGTACGCCTTGGAATCACGCCCGGCGACGGCTGGCAAGGCAACGAGAGCGCCTATAGTGACGTGCTCACCATGCTTGCCAACGGCACGTTGGAACAGCCCACCGCCGAGGTTGTCTACCGTAGCGACCATGTAGGTATGTTCTACCCCGGTTGCACGCACACCGTCTTTGGCGAACCGGGCGTGGGTAAATCATGGGTAGCCCAATTCTCATGTGCCGAGCAGCTCAAGCGCGGCGGGCATGTCCTTTACCTTGACTACGAGAGCAACTTTAGGCAGGTAGCACAGCGCCTATACAACCTCGGGGTGCCTGTTTCTGCCATGCGTGAGCGGTTGACCTATCGCGGCGCAACCGGTGACCCGGCCAACCCCGGCACCACGCTCGAGCACCCACACACGCCCCACGACGGCAACACCATGGCCGAGGCCATTTACACCAAGTTCACCGAGCTTATTGGCGCGCACCCCTACACGCTTGCCGTCATTGACGGCGTGGCAAGTGCCATGAGCGCGGGCGGGTACGACAACAACAGCAACGACGACGCGGTGACCTTTAGCCGTGAGCTACCCGAGTTCATCGCCAACCACAGCGGCGCGGCCGTGCTCATGGTTGACCACGTGACCAAGGCAGCAGGCAACCGACGCTACGCCATGGGCGCGGGGCAAAAGCTGGCACGTGTCACCGGCGCGTCGTTTCGTGCCGACGCTATCGACACCGATGACCCCAACAGGCACCGCCTTGCGCTGTATGTCACGAAAGACCGCAACGACGCCGTGGTGCTGGAAAGTGAGCTAACCAGCGAGGGGCACCTTTTCGGTCATTTTGTATGGGAGCGCGGCAACGTCTTTGGCAAGAATGACAACGCCATTACCGCCGGAATTGAAAACCCGGCCACAGCTCAAGCGTGGGAGAAACGAGAGACCGCCAAGGTGCTTGCCGCCGAAGCGGGCGACATTGACCAAGCCGTTAACGCGGCCGGGCTTAGCCAACCGGAAACTATAGCGGTGTTGCTGGCACACCTCGGCCAAGGTGAGGCCATGACAACCAAGGAACTACGCACACAGCTAAAGCAGGACGCACCGCAGTTCTTTGACGGCCTCAAGCGCAACTTTACCCAACGCCTCAACAGGGTACGCGGCGGAAAAGACAAGGCCGTCGTCTCACTAGGTGGCAATGGCGCAAGGATCAAGGCCAATACGGACGTGTTCACCGAGGATATGGTGGGCTTGCTTCACCGCCTACAAGCCCCGGTAGACGACGCCGAGGCCAACCAAGACACCGCCTAG
- a CDS encoding cory-CC-star protein, with protein sequence MSLRQLLQDYYAGPYRATFAKAKQEEDDLFLLLVMSEALGVPNPATYYTLELLPVVYDEFHAWHRRMGMDRSPLEGISCC encoded by the coding sequence ATGAGCCTGCGGCAGCTGCTCCAGGATTACTACGCCGGCCCCTACCGGGCGACCTTCGCCAAAGCCAAGCAGGAAGAGGATGACCTGTTCCTGCTGCTGGTGATGTCGGAGGCGCTCGGGGTCCCCAACCCGGCGACCTATTACACCCTGGAATTGCTGCCGGTCGTCTACGACGAGTTCCACGCCTGGCATCGGCGTATGGGAATGGATCGCTCCCCGCTGGAGGGCATCTCATGCTGCTAA
- a CDS encoding DUF3180 domain-containing protein translates to MKRTSIGTLIGVGLFVAAAAAILTARFYGSMLAIPATVSITLWVMTALCLGLTWKVRQAKNDDGIGLDRTQLNPLTIAQFMLVAKASAWTGTIVGGAYAGIACYVVPNAGRLAAASDDLTGVLASALGGVAMAIAGVVLERYCEVPPPETGTDALE, encoded by the coding sequence GTGAAACGCACCTCCATCGGAACGCTCATCGGGGTAGGGCTCTTCGTGGCCGCCGCGGCCGCGATCCTCACCGCTCGCTTCTACGGCTCCATGCTGGCCATCCCCGCGACGGTGTCGATAACCCTGTGGGTCATGACCGCGCTCTGCCTGGGCCTGACGTGGAAGGTGCGGCAGGCCAAAAACGACGACGGCATCGGCCTGGACCGCACCCAGCTGAACCCACTGACGATTGCCCAGTTCATGCTGGTGGCGAAGGCCTCGGCGTGGACCGGGACCATCGTCGGCGGTGCGTACGCAGGCATCGCCTGCTACGTCGTCCCGAACGCCGGCCGCCTGGCCGCTGCCTCCGACGATCTGACCGGCGTTTTGGCCTCCGCCCTAGGTGGGGTGGCCATGGCCATCGCGGGCGTGGTTTTGGAACGATACTGTGAAGTCCCTCCGCCCGAAACGGGGACGGACGCGTTAGAGTAG
- a CDS encoding DUF6779 domain-containing protein: MNNQTDRGQIGIAVLVALAIVASIVMLIAGSDAALKIALLAALWAAVVGFFLVTRYRRLAQKSEDELAYREKLHQAELEKAQTAEEPEVLAEIREQLSTIRQQLEDLSGREFGYEPAALRAEARRIMELEDNFKQTSAGAPSEDAIAGRLGNQTPQETSLEEIIKEKQEAEEPKKQGPTFQTDSFQAVRWDTGGDPEVSKPKEEKRGRRRQDANREGSVSVAELMAEMKKKK; the protein is encoded by the coding sequence ATGAATAACCAGACCGATCGTGGCCAGATTGGGATCGCAGTGCTGGTGGCGCTCGCAATTGTTGCCAGCATCGTCATGCTCATTGCCGGTTCCGACGCCGCGCTAAAGATCGCACTTCTCGCCGCACTGTGGGCCGCTGTGGTCGGGTTCTTCCTCGTCACCCGCTACCGCCGCCTGGCCCAGAAGAGCGAGGACGAGCTCGCCTACCGCGAGAAGCTCCACCAGGCGGAGCTGGAAAAGGCGCAGACCGCCGAAGAGCCGGAGGTCCTCGCCGAGATCCGCGAGCAGCTGAGCACCATCCGCCAGCAGCTGGAGGACCTGTCGGGCCGCGAGTTTGGCTACGAGCCGGCCGCCCTACGCGCCGAGGCTCGCCGCATCATGGAGCTCGAGGACAACTTCAAGCAGACCTCCGCCGGCGCGCCCTCCGAGGACGCCATCGCCGGCCGCCTGGGCAACCAGACGCCGCAGGAGACCTCCCTCGAGGAGATCATCAAGGAAAAGCAGGAAGCCGAAGAGCCCAAGAAGCAAGGCCCCACCTTCCAGACTGACTCCTTCCAAGCCGTGCGCTGGGATACCGGCGGGGATCCGGAAGTGAGCAAGCCGAAGGAAGAAAAGCGCGGCCGCCGCCGCCAGGACGCTAACCGCGAGGGATCGGTCTCCGTCGCGGAGCTCATGGCCGAGATGAAGAAAAAGAAGTAG
- a CDS encoding recombinase family protein, producing the protein MAQKTTPTALPAGIYVRISLDKHDGAGVERQEEMCRQLAAEHGLEVSRVYSDNSISAYTGKTRPGFIDLVADVKARKIGAVLSFAPDRISRNVSEYGLFKATLKNMHCRLIYVNGGEQALDDPNADLISTMLSGVSQWESAIKSTRVAAAFAQHRSRGDYPTKPNRLFGYTRSGEPHPTEAALVRDAATRILAGESLRRIAREWEEKGVTTTSGGRPNAQNLRKSLLTPTMGGFTHYGLKKKDYTAAEWEKLSAWEKLGIIGRGNWEPVLDPEVWQALWAHLTNPARKTNRVGNAPQHLLSGIALCGKCGAPMSCRKKWYKKKGEGQPKRVYWRKSTGGGHPTRIADPLERYITDLVLARLYQADIIGDLAAGVDTDRRAELTATRDMVRGRMADLEQQATLGNVGMDQFGRMNKALTEQLEAIDAELVELAGAGGVLSEVAGVTDVRAWWATATLELKRELIRALMTITIEHTGGPQSKFNPKFVTVDWKV; encoded by the coding sequence ATGGCCCAAAAGACCACCCCTACAGCGCTGCCCGCCGGTATCTACGTGCGCATTTCCCTAGACAAGCACGACGGTGCCGGTGTTGAGCGCCAAGAAGAAATGTGCCGTCAATTGGCCGCCGAGCATGGCCTTGAGGTATCCCGCGTGTATTCTGATAACTCAATTTCTGCCTATACGGGAAAGACGCGCCCCGGCTTTATTGACCTCGTAGCCGACGTTAAGGCCCGCAAGATTGGCGCGGTGCTATCGTTCGCACCCGACCGCATTAGCCGCAACGTGAGCGAATACGGACTGTTTAAGGCCACGCTTAAGAACATGCATTGCCGCCTTATCTATGTCAATGGCGGCGAGCAGGCCCTAGACGACCCCAACGCCGACCTTATTAGCACCATGCTGTCGGGTGTAAGCCAATGGGAAAGTGCGATTAAATCCACCCGTGTAGCTGCCGCCTTTGCACAGCACCGCAGCCGTGGGGACTATCCCACTAAGCCCAACCGGCTGTTTGGATACACCCGCAGCGGTGAGCCTCACCCCACCGAGGCGGCCCTTGTACGAGACGCGGCAACCCGTATCTTGGCAGGGGAGTCGCTACGCCGTATTGCCCGTGAATGGGAGGAAAAGGGCGTGACCACAACCAGCGGCGGCCGCCCCAATGCACAGAACTTACGCAAAAGCTTGCTAACGCCAACAATGGGCGGGTTTACGCACTATGGGTTAAAGAAAAAGGACTACACCGCCGCCGAGTGGGAGAAGTTGAGCGCGTGGGAGAAGCTCGGAATCATTGGCCGCGGCAATTGGGAGCCGGTGCTCGACCCCGAGGTATGGCAGGCGCTGTGGGCACATCTGACCAACCCGGCACGAAAGACCAACCGTGTAGGCAACGCCCCGCAACACTTGCTTAGTGGAATTGCGCTGTGTGGAAAATGTGGCGCGCCCATGTCCTGCCGTAAAAAGTGGTACAAGAAAAAAGGTGAGGGACAGCCCAAGCGTGTCTATTGGCGCAAGTCCACCGGCGGCGGTCACCCCACCCGCATTGCCGACCCGTTAGAGCGCTATATCACCGATCTTGTCCTTGCCCGGCTTTATCAAGCAGACATTATCGGGGACTTGGCCGCCGGTGTGGATACGGATCGCCGCGCCGAGCTGACAGCCACACGCGATATGGTGCGCGGGCGTATGGCCGACCTTGAGCAACAGGCCACGCTAGGAAACGTGGGCATGGACCAGTTTGGCCGTATGAACAAAGCGTTAACAGAACAGCTTGAGGCTATCGACGCCGAGCTTGTAGAGCTGGCAGGCGCGGGCGGTGTCTTATCCGAGGTCGCCGGGGTGACAGACGTTCGCGCATGGTGGGCAACGGCGACACTTGAGTTAAAGCGTGAACTTATCCGAGCGCTTATGACCATCACCATAGAGCACACCGGCGGCCCGCAATCTAAGTTCAATCCAAAGTTTGTAACCGTAGATTGGAAGGTGTAG
- the folB gene encoding dihydroneopterin aldolase: MADRIELTGLECYGYHGVFDHEKRDGQKFLVDITCWLSFSPNDDLAETINYAELADLAAGIVEGEPYDLIETVASRIADAAMEAYEQLFAVEVTVHKPQAPIERTFGDVAVVARRSKKTIRRG, encoded by the coding sequence ATGGCAGACCGCATTGAGCTGACCGGCCTCGAGTGCTACGGCTACCACGGGGTCTTTGACCACGAGAAGCGGGACGGCCAGAAGTTCCTCGTCGACATCACCTGCTGGTTGAGCTTCAGCCCGAACGACGACCTGGCCGAGACCATCAACTACGCGGAGCTGGCGGATCTCGCCGCCGGGATCGTCGAGGGCGAGCCCTACGATCTCATCGAGACCGTCGCCTCCCGGATTGCCGACGCCGCAATGGAAGCCTACGAGCAGCTCTTCGCCGTCGAGGTGACCGTGCACAAGCCGCAGGCGCCCATCGAGCGCACCTTCGGTGACGTCGCCGTCGTCGCCCGGCGCTCGAAGAAGACCATTCGGAGGGGCTAA
- a CDS encoding carbon starvation CstA family protein gives MNSLILAAIGIAMMAAGYFLYSRFLGNRIFRLSPDYATPAHTMRDGVDYVPTNKYVLWGHHFTSVAGAAPIIGPAVAVIWGWLPAFLWVTIGTVLMAGMHDLGALWASQRHRGQSIGTLSGRYIGSRGRNLFLVVIFLLLLMVNTAFAVVISNLLVSTPTAVIPTLGAIVVALLIGQAIYRFNWNLPVVSIVGVVALYALMIIGDRVPVVLPETVLGIPANGVWIITLFIYAFAASLLPVWVLLQPRDYINGLQLFIGLAILYGAFLFTAPDIVAPALNDAVPDGTPSIFPLLFVTIACGAISGFHGVVASGTSSKQLDKETDARFVGYFGAVGEGLLSLGTIIATTAGFKTIQDWEEIYHEFNAGGVDAFVAGGGSLVNEGLGIPTSLSGTILATMAVLFAATTMDSGIRLQRLVVQEIGEVVGVRIGALVATCIAVGVAFALTFSQGTDGSGGMTIWPLFGTTNQLMAGLTLAILAVILTYLRRPTLPALIPFAFLMVMSVWALIIQLGTFWQEQNWLLLVMDVIILIAALWVTVEALASLQRARRSPAITWTDEDVDAPEPVR, from the coding sequence ATGAACTCACTCATCCTCGCTGCCATCGGCATCGCCATGATGGCCGCCGGATACTTTCTCTATTCCCGCTTCCTAGGAAACCGAATTTTCCGACTCTCCCCCGACTACGCCACCCCCGCGCACACCATGCGCGACGGCGTGGATTACGTCCCCACCAACAAGTACGTCCTGTGGGGGCACCACTTCACCTCTGTTGCTGGTGCGGCCCCGATTATCGGTCCGGCCGTGGCCGTCATCTGGGGCTGGTTGCCCGCGTTTCTGTGGGTGACCATCGGCACCGTCCTCATGGCCGGAATGCACGACCTCGGCGCGCTGTGGGCATCGCAGCGCCACCGCGGCCAGTCCATCGGTACGCTGTCCGGCCGTTACATCGGCTCGCGCGGGCGCAACCTCTTCCTAGTCGTTATTTTCCTCCTGCTGCTGATGGTCAACACCGCCTTCGCGGTCGTCATCTCCAACCTGTTGGTCTCCACCCCGACCGCGGTCATCCCAACCTTGGGCGCCATCGTCGTGGCTTTGTTGATCGGTCAGGCAATCTACCGCTTTAACTGGAACCTGCCGGTGGTCTCCATCGTCGGCGTCGTGGCCCTCTACGCGTTGATGATCATCGGTGACCGCGTACCGGTGGTGCTTCCGGAGACCGTGCTGGGAATCCCGGCCAACGGCGTCTGGATCATCACGCTGTTCATCTACGCCTTCGCGGCTTCCCTGCTGCCGGTCTGGGTACTGCTCCAGCCGCGCGACTACATTAACGGCCTCCAGCTGTTCATCGGTCTGGCCATCCTCTACGGCGCCTTCCTGTTCACCGCCCCGGACATCGTCGCCCCGGCGCTTAACGATGCCGTCCCGGACGGCACCCCCTCCATCTTCCCGCTGCTGTTCGTCACCATTGCCTGCGGCGCGATCTCCGGCTTCCACGGCGTGGTGGCCTCGGGGACCTCCTCGAAGCAGCTGGACAAGGAAACCGACGCCCGCTTTGTCGGATATTTCGGCGCCGTCGGTGAGGGCCTTTTGTCCCTGGGCACGATTATCGCGACCACGGCTGGATTCAAGACCATCCAAGATTGGGAAGAGATTTACCACGAGTTCAACGCCGGGGGCGTGGACGCCTTCGTCGCCGGTGGTGGCTCGTTGGTGAACGAGGGCCTCGGTATCCCAACCTCGCTGTCGGGGACCATTCTCGCGACCATGGCCGTGCTCTTCGCCGCCACCACCATGGACTCGGGCATCCGTCTGCAGCGCCTCGTGGTCCAAGAAATCGGCGAGGTCGTCGGGGTGCGGATCGGCGCCCTGGTGGCTACCTGCATCGCGGTCGGCGTGGCTTTCGCGCTGACCTTCTCCCAGGGCACCGACGGCTCGGGCGGCATGACTATCTGGCCGCTGTTCGGCACCACCAACCAGCTGATGGCCGGCCTGACCCTGGCTATTCTGGCCGTCATCCTGACCTACCTGCGCCGGCCGACGCTGCCGGCGCTCATCCCCTTCGCCTTCCTCATGGTCATGTCCGTCTGGGCGCTGATTATTCAGCTCGGCACCTTCTGGCAGGAGCAGAACTGGCTGCTGCTGGTGATGGACGTCATCATCCTCATCGCCGCCCTGTGGGTCACCGTCGAGGCGCTCGCTTCTCTCCAGCGCGCGCGGCGAAGCCCGGCCATTACCTGGACCGACGAGGACGTCGACGCCCCGGAGCCGGTCCGATGA
- a CDS encoding pantoate--beta-alanine ligase, whose translation MIETSDLDKIRMIGSAYAKTGRPVVLVILGDGVHAGHQALIRAARAIRSAVVVVALREGDAPDADVVWHYDAETLWPHGKTITVPTPDRGLEPVQDLALPLALIGALRPSDVVVGEKDYEYNLAINQAVRDLHLGVSLHGVPTVRTAEGVAMSLRNTRLPAEHRTAATAISAALTAGAHAAEAGAEHVLEVTESVLRSAGVDPDYVAVRGKDLGPAPEQGDARLLVAATLGAIRLIDNVGLPLGVGFKNWDEYQSEQLRDEAELLRSDVRGK comes from the coding sequence ATGATAGAAACCAGTGACCTTGACAAGATCCGCATGATCGGCAGCGCGTACGCGAAAACCGGCCGTCCCGTCGTGCTGGTCATCCTGGGCGACGGCGTACACGCCGGCCACCAGGCACTCATCCGCGCGGCCCGCGCCATCCGCTCGGCCGTCGTGGTCGTTGCGCTGCGGGAAGGCGACGCCCCCGACGCCGACGTGGTCTGGCACTACGATGCCGAGACCCTCTGGCCGCACGGAAAAACCATCACCGTGCCGACCCCCGACCGTGGCCTGGAACCCGTCCAGGACCTGGCGCTGCCGCTCGCGCTCATCGGCGCGCTGCGCCCCTCCGACGTCGTAGTCGGGGAGAAGGACTACGAATACAACCTAGCCATAAACCAGGCCGTGCGGGATCTGCACCTGGGCGTTAGCCTCCACGGCGTGCCCACCGTCCGCACCGCCGAGGGCGTGGCGATGAGCCTGCGCAATACCCGCCTGCCCGCCGAGCACCGCACCGCGGCCACCGCGATCTCCGCCGCGCTGACCGCCGGGGCGCACGCGGCCGAGGCCGGCGCCGAGCACGTCCTCGAGGTCACCGAGTCCGTCCTTCGTTCCGCCGGCGTGGATCCCGACTACGTCGCCGTGCGCGGCAAGGATCTCGGGCCCGCGCCCGAGCAGGGTGATGCCCGTCTCCTCGTCGCTGCCACCTTGGGAGCAATACGCCTCATCGACAACGTCGGCCTGCCGCTGGGCGTGGGCTTCAAAAACTGGGACGAGTACCAGTCAGAGCAGCTCCGCGATGAAGCCGAGCTGCTCCGGTCCGACGTCCGCGGGAAGTAG
- the folK gene encoding 2-amino-4-hydroxy-6-hydroxymethyldihydropteridine diphosphokinase: MRAVLSIGSNMDDREKLLETVFREFADQTVAASPVYSTPPWGVTDQDEFLNAVLIVDVEETPIELLRRGQKLEQAADRRRIRHWGPRTLDVDIVDIDGYTSGDPELTVPHPYAHERAFVLVPWLAADPDASLNGAFVRELIAKLDPAEVAEIKER; encoded by the coding sequence ATGCGCGCGGTATTATCCATCGGCTCCAACATGGACGACCGAGAAAAACTCTTGGAGACCGTCTTCCGCGAATTCGCGGACCAGACGGTGGCGGCCTCACCCGTCTATTCCACCCCGCCGTGGGGCGTTACCGACCAGGACGAATTCCTCAACGCGGTGCTCATCGTCGACGTGGAGGAGACCCCGATCGAGCTGCTGCGCCGCGGGCAGAAGCTCGAGCAGGCCGCCGACCGCCGGCGCATCCGCCACTGGGGCCCGCGCACCCTGGATGTCGACATCGTCGACATCGACGGCTATACCAGCGGCGATCCCGAGCTGACCGTGCCGCACCCGTACGCCCACGAGCGCGCCTTCGTCTTAGTCCCGTGGCTGGCGGCCGACCCGGATGCCAGCCTGAACGGCGCGTTCGTCCGCGAGCTGATCGCGAAGTTGGATCCGGCCGAGGTCGCCGAGATCAAGGAACGCTAA
- a CDS encoding ArsA family ATPase, with protein sequence MLLKPVTFFGGKGGVGKTTLAAAAAWKAAQQHSTLLVSTDPAHNLGHLWDVSLGDTPTAVADRLDIVEIDPAEVTERHLAEVQRTMHKMMPERLHSQVNRHLDLARQSPGTHESALLERMADLVDTNYERIIFDTAPSGHTARLVELPEIMQAWTDGLLERRDRSDRFSSLVRGLGGEAGSDQVDKRNQEIRSILWRRRERFVRLRATLQQDSEFYLVLTPERLPVLETTEFYHQLQDSGMTVGGVIVNRRSPQGQGTFMEARRRVEDAALSGLELPVPTVEVPLLPADVGPEQLGFIAELL encoded by the coding sequence ATGCTGCTAAAACCGGTGACGTTTTTCGGCGGCAAGGGCGGCGTCGGCAAGACCACGCTGGCGGCCGCCGCGGCGTGGAAGGCCGCGCAGCAGCATTCGACGCTGCTGGTTTCGACGGACCCGGCGCACAACCTGGGGCACCTTTGGGACGTCTCGCTGGGCGATACCCCCACGGCGGTCGCCGACCGCCTCGACATCGTGGAGATCGACCCGGCCGAGGTCACGGAAAGGCACCTGGCCGAGGTCCAGCGCACGATGCACAAGATGATGCCGGAGCGGCTGCACTCGCAAGTCAACCGTCACCTGGACCTGGCCCGGCAGTCACCAGGGACGCACGAATCCGCGCTGCTAGAGCGCATGGCGGACCTGGTCGATACCAACTACGAACGGATCATCTTCGATACCGCCCCCAGCGGCCACACCGCCCGCCTGGTAGAGCTGCCCGAAATCATGCAGGCCTGGACCGACGGGCTGCTGGAGCGGCGGGACCGCTCGGATCGTTTTAGCTCCCTGGTCCGCGGGCTCGGCGGGGAGGCCGGTTCCGACCAGGTGGATAAGCGCAACCAGGAGATCCGGAGCATCCTCTGGCGCCGCCGGGAGCGTTTCGTGCGACTGCGGGCGACGCTGCAGCAAGACTCCGAGTTCTATCTGGTGCTAACCCCCGAGAGGCTCCCGGTGCTGGAAACCACCGAGTTTTATCACCAGCTCCAGGACAGTGGAATGACCGTCGGCGGGGTTATCGTCAATCGCCGGTCACCGCAGGGGCAAGGTACCTTTATGGAGGCCCGCCGGCGGGTCGAGGACGCGGCGCTTAGCGGCTTGGAGCTACCGGTCCCGACCGTGGAGGTGCCGCTACTTCCCGCGGACGTCGGACCGGAGCAGCTCGGCTTCATCGCGGAGCTGCTCTGA
- a CDS encoding IS3 family transposase (programmed frameshift): protein MPRKHSVEFKEKAVHQIIEMVRLESCSLQRAYTEVGELLGVSHHTLRAWYRDSASVRDDSDASGGETMEEEIKRLRRENRELKRANGILKAASGFFRSGTRPTHDQMISYIDTYKDQFGVEAICRVLKQADRGFITSRGYRKATTRVPSARALSDSLLIPEIQRVHAQNFSVYGIRKMWHAMNREGFHIGRDKTARLMKLAGVSGRRRGRTPVTTISPKTPDHRPDLVRRNFRAQAPGRLWVADITYVRTLSGFAYTAFVVDVYSRKIVGVATRSTMRTDALPMEALEHALTTAGRIHGNQLIHHSDRGSQYVSLKYSTALAESGIRPSVGTVGDSYDNALAETVNGLYKAELIHAQGPWTSVGEVELATLRWVHWWNTKRLHEALDYATPQEVETEYYLTQPINTGP, encoded by the exons ATGCCTAGGAAGCACTCCGTCGAGTTCAAGGAGAAGGCGGTCCATCAGATCATCGAAATGGTTCGCCTGGAGTCTTGCTCACTGCAACGCGCCTACACGGAGGTCGGTGAGCTGCTTGGAGTATCTCACCACACGTTGCGGGCTTGGTACCGTGACAGCGCTTCAGTACGTGATGACTCCGACGCGTCAGGCGGCGAAACAATGGAAGAAGAGATCAAGCGTCTGCGCCGCGAAAACCGTGAGCTGAAGCGAGCAAACGGGATTCTTAAGGCTGCTTCGG GCTTTTTTCGCAGCGGAACTCGACCGACCCACGACCAAATGATCTCTTACATCGACACGTATAAAGATCAGTTTGGGGTCGAGGCCATCTGCCGAGTCCTTAAACAAGCAGATCGTGGATTCATTACTTCACGCGGCTACCGCAAAGCCACCACTCGTGTTCCCAGCGCAAGGGCCTTAAGCGATAGCCTTCTCATCCCAGAGATACAGCGTGTGCATGCGCAGAATTTCTCGGTCTACGGCATCCGCAAAATGTGGCACGCGATGAACCGTGAAGGCTTTCATATTGGTCGCGACAAGACTGCACGACTGATGAAGCTAGCAGGTGTTTCTGGCCGCAGACGTGGGCGAACCCCAGTAACAACGATCAGCCCGAAGACACCGGATCATCGCCCGGACCTTGTGCGCCGAAACTTCCGTGCGCAGGCACCAGGCAGGCTTTGGGTTGCCGACATTACCTACGTTCGCACCCTGTCAGGATTCGCCTACACCGCGTTTGTCGTGGATGTCTACAGCCGAAAAATTGTTGGCGTTGCTACACGCTCGACGATGCGTACCGATGCGCTGCCCATGGAGGCATTGGAACATGCGTTAACGACTGCAGGACGAATTCATGGAAACCAGTTAATTCACCATAGCGATCGGGGCAGCCAGTACGTGTCACTGAAGTATTCCACCGCGCTAGCGGAATCCGGAATCCGCCCGAGTGTGGGAACAGTCGGCGATTCTTACGACAATGCACTAGCCGAAACAGTCAACGGGCTCTACAAGGCTGAACTCATTCACGCCCAAGGCCCGTGGACTTCGGTCGGAGAAGTCGAACTGGCCACCTTGCGGTGGGTGCATTGGTGGAACACCAAGCGGCTTCATGAAGCTTTGGACTACGCCACCCCACAGGAAGTAGAAACCGAGTACTATCTCACCCAGCCCATCAACACAGGGCCGTAA